From one Streptococcus pneumoniae genomic stretch:
- a CDS encoding IS110 family transposase, translating to MLKIVYPNCCGIDVHKTFVVAVIAITNSQGITEYHRKRFSTFTNGLTQLRDWLEYYSCFDVCMESTGKYSIPVFNILEEQTNVCLAHPKYVKAIRGKKTDKKDAQWIADLFKHDLVASSFIPPLKIRQLRDLFRYRMKLTQLQVSEKNRYQNCLTWSNLQIASVVSDVFGKSAQAIITSILDNPEEKPNIEQLVHKRMKDKVQDLEIATEGELTPEQAEKIRVIKAHYDALAICKEDLEAMIRELGKEYQEQVKLIQTVPGFKEELSALRIISEIGDDMTVFDSAGKLCSWAGLVPANNESAGKKYSTRISKGGQYLKPFLVQIANAIVRSDKHPEFRNKYLKLKKRRGHRKAIIAICRRLLVSVYQVLRKQEDYNPVLQGLTEIRNPDKTMSVQDAVRFAQQHGFNVA from the coding sequence ATGTTAAAAATCGTTTATCCTAATTGTTGTGGAATTGATGTGCATAAAACTTTTGTCGTAGCAGTTATTGCCATCACCAATAGTCAAGGAATTACTGAGTACCATCGTAAACGCTTCTCCACCTTTACCAATGGACTCACTCAGCTACGTGATTGGTTGGAATATTATTCCTGCTTCGATGTCTGTATGGAATCTACTGGTAAATACTCGATTCCTGTTTTCAATATCCTAGAAGAACAGACCAATGTCTGCTTAGCTCATCCCAAATATGTCAAAGCTATTCGAGGAAAGAAAACCGACAAGAAAGATGCGCAATGGATAGCCGACCTCTTCAAGCATGATTTAGTTGCTTCTAGCTTTATTCCCCCGCTCAAAATCAGACAATTACGTGACCTATTTCGCTATCGAATGAAATTAACACAACTTCAAGTTAGCGAGAAAAATCGTTACCAAAACTGCCTAACTTGGTCTAATCTTCAAATTGCAAGTGTCGTTTCCGATGTCTTCGGAAAGAGTGCTCAAGCTATTATTACAAGCATCCTTGACAATCCTGAAGAGAAACCAAACATTGAACAACTCGTTCACAAGAGAATGAAGGATAAAGTGCAAGACTTGGAAATCGCTACGGAAGGCGAATTAACACCTGAACAAGCTGAGAAAATCAGAGTCATCAAAGCCCACTATGATGCCCTAGCTATCTGTAAAGAAGACTTAGAAGCAATGATTCGGGAATTGGGAAAAGAATATCAAGAACAGGTCAAGTTAATTCAAACTGTGCCTGGTTTCAAAGAGGAACTCTCTGCACTCAGAATCATTTCTGAAATAGGGGACGATATGACTGTCTTTGATTCTGCTGGAAAACTCTGTTCCTGGGCTGGACTTGTCCCTGCCAACAATGAAAGTGCGGGGAAGAAATATTCTACTCGTATTTCTAAAGGTGGACAATACCTCAAACCTTTTCTCGTTCAAATTGCTAATGCTATTGTTAGGTCTGATAAACATCCTGAATTCAGAAACAAATATCTCAAGCTAAAGAAACGTCGTGGGCACAGAAAAGCTATCATCGCTATCTGTCGCAGATTACTGGTTTCTGTGTACCAAGTGCTACGGAAACAAGAAGACTACAATCCTGTTTTACAAGGACTGACCGAAATACGAAATCCTGATAAAACGATGTCTGTTCAAGACGCTGTTCGTTTTGCACAACAGCACGGATTCAATGTCGCTTAA
- a CDS encoding DUF5677 domain-containing protein codes for MIVFEAIEEYSKFVNEIDAKERDESIQIYTALKYIHGRGLQQFLEIITLMKNGFSDGSYARWRSLYELNIIASFISKYGEKVAESYISSRNTEDRYEWARACGEFRSKKKFIRFEDTKNKAGFPSNLWQYEYQLANEVIHPSSQGTFNRIGTTGNEEVITIGRTDFGLTILGEHSAITLAQLTGQFLTIYPSGDALLAANMINKWVDLVREYYFKTHDYNFPDESKLWEEYR; via the coding sequence ATGATAGTTTTTGAAGCTATAGAAGAATACTCTAAATTTGTGAATGAAATTGATGCCAAAGAAAGAGATGAATCTATACAGATATACACTGCATTGAAGTATATTCACGGTAGAGGGCTTCAACAATTTTTAGAGATTATCACATTAATGAAAAATGGTTTCTCTGATGGTTCTTATGCTAGATGGCGTTCACTTTATGAATTAAATATTATTGCATCATTTATATCTAAATACGGTGAAAAAGTTGCTGAGTCCTATATTTCATCTCGAAACACTGAAGATCGCTATGAGTGGGCAAGGGCATGTGGTGAATTTAGGTCCAAGAAGAAATTTATACGCTTTGAAGATACAAAGAATAAAGCTGGTTTTCCGTCAAATTTGTGGCAATACGAATATCAACTTGCTAATGAAGTTATTCATCCTTCATCTCAAGGCACATTTAATAGAATCGGAACAACTGGTAATGAGGAAGTAATTACTATCGGGCGCACTGATTTTGGATTAACTATTCTGGGGGAACATTCAGCTATTACTTTAGCACAGCTTACTGGTCAATTTTTAACAATATATCCATCTGGTGATGCTCTGTTAGCAGCTAACATGATAAATAAATGGGTTGATCTAGTAAGGGAATATTATTTCAAAACGCATGATTATAATTTTCCTGATGAATCTAAATTGTGGGAAGAATACAGATGA
- a CDS encoding HNH endonuclease has protein sequence MKDDYRNTRYCVSNNNIVSDKNALENKIKSEHRRAKIIYNQINKKDSEYNKIFRNIYNNKCAYCGITTDVISSELFEIDHFVCEASFNGDSINAGKINNLVLACKKCNRAKKDFIWDKGYSSKFNTDDKSITKLFYRDKDYYIRIEKKFTTDTTICNFHRKLKLYEEIRRLDFLLMNMHGFYNKYFTNINSDKISKCIVLLQQKRNKL, from the coding sequence ATGAAGGATGATTATAGAAATACAAGATATTGCGTTTCTAATAATAATATTGTTTCTGATAAAAACGCTTTAGAAAATAAAATAAAAAGTGAACATCGTAGAGCTAAAATAATATATAATCAAATAAATAAAAAAGACAGCGAATATAATAAGATATTTAGGAATATATATAATAACAAATGTGCTTATTGTGGTATTACAACAGATGTGATAAGTTCTGAATTATTTGAAATAGATCATTTTGTTTGTGAAGCATCATTTAATGGAGATTCTATAAACGCTGGTAAAATAAATAATTTGGTTCTTGCATGTAAAAAATGTAACAGGGCAAAGAAAGATTTTATATGGGATAAAGGATACTCTTCGAAATTTAATACTGATGATAAAAGTATAACAAAACTATTTTATAGAGATAAAGACTACTACATCAGAATAGAGAAAAAATTTACTACCGATACTACTATTTGTAACTTCCATAGAAAATTGAAATTGTATGAAGAAATTAGAAGATTGGATTTCTTACTCATGAATATGCATGGGTTCTATAACAAATATTTTACTAATATTAATTCTGACAAAATATCAAAATGCATAGTTCTTTTACAACAAAAAAGAAATAAGCTGTAA
- a CDS encoding Eco57I restriction-modification methylase domain-containing protein, with protein MMEKINEKSIVNKCQIFTPKNYVKELLDSIGYYKNIINKTILENSCGDGNILVEIVKRYIKEAVELNYSNSEIKNSLENNIYGFEIDKKQFEKCIYNLNLITKKKGIQNIKWKIYNADYLKSEINVQFDFIVGNPPYISYSDLSQEERTFIKKTYETCRQGKFDYCYAFIEHSIKMLSNTGRMSYLIPSSVFKTVFGNKIRKFMNQYVVEIKDYTKEKIFDNALVKSAIIIVDKNYSSEEIRYIDMSSDSRLCISKKAMKEKWIFSNELNAGDKRFGDYFKVSHVVATLLNKAYIISENMYDEIEGYYKVGNFIIEKDTVKPTATPRTMRYGKIEKIIFPYKYIDNQLIKYEEKEFESLYPGTFAYLNMFKELLEKRKSDSNSKWFEYGRSQALSGIKCKKLLISTIVTDKVYVYSLTEEYVPYGGMYISINQENKEYNLNFAKKILESKKFMDYVKKIGININGNSLRITSKDIENFYF; from the coding sequence ATGATGGAAAAAATAAATGAAAAAAGTATAGTAAATAAGTGTCAAATTTTTACCCCTAAAAACTATGTTAAGGAGCTATTAGATTCAATTGGCTATTATAAAAACATAATAAATAAAACAATATTAGAAAATTCTTGTGGTGATGGGAATATACTCGTTGAAATAGTTAAAAGGTATATTAAAGAAGCAGTAGAACTTAATTATTCTAATAGTGAAATAAAAAATAGTTTAGAGAATAATATTTATGGATTTGAAATTGACAAAAAGCAATTTGAAAAGTGTATTTATAACTTAAACTTAATTACGAAAAAAAAAGGAATACAGAATATTAAATGGAAAATTTATAATGCAGACTATTTAAAAAGTGAAATAAATGTACAATTTGATTTTATAGTAGGCAATCCTCCGTATATATCTTATAGTGATTTATCTCAAGAGGAAAGAACATTTATTAAGAAAACTTATGAAACATGTCGGCAGGGAAAATTTGATTATTGTTATGCATTTATAGAACATAGTATAAAGATGTTATCAAATACAGGTAGGATGTCGTATTTAATACCGAGTAGTGTATTTAAAACTGTTTTTGGGAATAAGATTAGAAAATTTATGAACCAGTACGTTGTTGAAATAAAAGATTATACAAAAGAAAAAATATTTGATAATGCATTGGTAAAGTCAGCAATTATAATTGTTGATAAAAATTATAGCAGCGAAGAAATTCGATATATAGACATGAGTAGTGATAGTAGGTTATGTATTAGTAAAAAAGCAATGAAGGAAAAATGGATTTTCTCTAATGAACTTAATGCGGGAGATAAGAGATTTGGTGACTATTTCAAAGTATCTCACGTAGTAGCAACCTTATTGAATAAAGCATATATAATCAGTGAAAATATGTATGATGAAATAGAGGGCTATTATAAAGTTGGGAATTTCATAATTGAAAAGGATACAGTTAAGCCAACTGCAACACCAAGAACCATGAGATATGGCAAAATCGAAAAGATTATTTTTCCATATAAATACATAGATAATCAATTGATAAAATATGAAGAAAAAGAATTTGAAAGCTTATATCCTGGAACTTTCGCATATTTAAATATGTTTAAAGAGTTGTTAGAAAAAAGGAAATCAGACAGCAATTCAAAGTGGTTTGAATATGGAAGATCACAAGCACTTTCAGGAATTAAATGTAAAAAGTTACTTATATCTACAATTGTCACTGATAAGGTTTATGTATATAGCTTAACAGAAGAATATGTTCCATATGGAGGGATGTACATTTCTATAAATCAAGAAAATAAAGAATATAATTTGAATTTTGCTAAAAAAATCCTGGAAAGTAAAAAATTTATGGATTATGTAAAAAAAATAGGAATAAATATTAATGGTAATTCATTAAGAATCACATCAAAGGATATAGAAAATTTTTATTTTTAG
- a CDS encoding sensor histidine kinase — MEKLKYIIEDSTIAELLGVQNFSTDEAAVLELVKNAYDANALNVTLEFRDKTLKISDDGDGMTLNDIKDHWMHIGKSNKGYDFIDSNNNVRVQAGSKGVGRFALSRLGKSITLYSKKDQEDGLVWETDWNESTLDLDYSIKCKGTCILINSLREKWTINRIKKLNTYLEKTYNDRAMKIRIIANEYDELVNLHFPKPEPGKNCRSHIMLQYNGKELSVSVFSNEFADEAKKYCSNIDLNFHNNKVNIINEFGGDGFEDIKGNDLIYLLKKLGKFSANLFFNLNVTNYDKEKFLYKYLSTPESIESGVILYRNAFSISSFEGEKDWLGLGKRSRKSPAAASHPTGSWRVRENQLSGYILIDKQENEVLQDLMNRQGIDENIYYRLFVQIILVGIKEFERYRQGIVREINKKNKTEEVPIEKISDKIVKNPKNLDRLNANDKKKLVDEIRLFKQDSKKFEKEKSDVEARYKYDVRILNTLATSGLKATSVAHEINNDRNQMEPSYNYIVEALKKYNVWEIINRAENRKIACEDIPNLLKSNHEAVKKILRFIDAILEKVEKKQFFAEYLNVKEIIDQISENWEKDYAWLKIDTDIDDEVKFKISKDTFYTIFDNLILNSVQQNSQINELRIKISVSRNNEKLKISYSDNGKGLSKKYLDNPRIILEPHETNRANGHGLGMWIISNTINLQKGEILEIFGKNGFEFIFEMEETI; from the coding sequence ATGGAGAAGCTTAAATATATTATTGAAGACAGTACAATCGCAGAGCTTTTAGGGGTTCAAAACTTTTCCACCGATGAAGCAGCTGTATTGGAATTAGTGAAAAATGCATACGATGCTAATGCTTTGAATGTGACATTGGAGTTCAGAGATAAAACATTAAAAATATCAGATGATGGTGACGGTATGACTTTAAATGATATAAAAGACCATTGGATGCATATAGGAAAAAGTAACAAAGGTTATGATTTTATCGATTCAAATAATAATGTAAGAGTTCAGGCTGGTTCAAAAGGAGTAGGACGGTTTGCCTTATCAAGATTAGGGAAGAGTATAACGTTATATAGTAAAAAAGATCAAGAAGATGGTTTAGTTTGGGAAACAGATTGGAATGAATCGACATTAGATTTGGACTATAGTATAAAATGTAAGGGGACTTGTATTCTGATAAACAGTCTTAGAGAAAAATGGACGATCAACAGGATTAAAAAATTAAATACATACCTTGAAAAAACATATAACGATAGGGCTATGAAGATTCGAATTATAGCTAATGAATATGATGAACTTGTAAATTTGCATTTCCCAAAGCCTGAACCAGGTAAAAACTGTAGATCGCATATTATGTTGCAATATAATGGTAAAGAATTATCTGTATCAGTTTTTTCAAATGAATTTGCTGATGAAGCAAAAAAGTATTGTTCCAATATAGACTTAAATTTTCATAATAACAAAGTGAATATTATTAATGAATTTGGTGGAGATGGATTTGAAGATATAAAGGGAAATGATTTGATTTATTTATTGAAGAAACTTGGTAAATTTTCTGCAAATCTATTTTTTAATCTGAATGTAACAAATTATGATAAAGAAAAATTTTTATATAAGTATCTAAGTACTCCTGAAAGTATTGAAAGTGGAGTGATATTATATAGAAATGCTTTTAGTATATCTTCATTTGAAGGAGAAAAAGATTGGTTAGGGTTAGGGAAAAGATCGAGAAAATCACCAGCAGCAGCATCTCATCCAACAGGATCTTGGAGAGTAAGAGAAAATCAATTATCAGGGTATATATTAATTGATAAGCAAGAAAATGAAGTATTGCAAGATCTTATGAATAGACAGGGAATAGATGAGAATATATACTATCGTTTATTTGTTCAAATCATATTAGTAGGAATAAAGGAGTTTGAAAGATATAGACAAGGCATAGTTCGAGAAATAAATAAAAAAAACAAAACTGAAGAAGTACCTATAGAAAAAATATCTGATAAAATTGTAAAAAATCCAAAAAACTTAGACAGGTTAAATGCTAATGATAAAAAGAAACTTGTTGATGAAATTAGATTGTTTAAACAAGATAGTAAGAAATTTGAGAAAGAAAAATCAGATGTAGAAGCAAGATATAAATATGATGTTAGAATTCTAAATACTTTAGCTACATCAGGACTAAAAGCTACCTCTGTAGCACATGAGATAAATAATGATAGAAATCAAATGGAACCATCATATAATTATATTGTTGAAGCTTTAAAAAAATATAATGTATGGGAGATTATTAATAGAGCAGAGAATAGAAAAATTGCATGTGAAGATATACCTAACCTATTAAAAAGTAATCATGAAGCGGTTAAAAAAATACTTAGATTTATTGATGCTATTTTGGAAAAGGTAGAGAAAAAACAGTTTTTCGCAGAATATTTAAACGTAAAAGAAATTATAGATCAAATATCAGAAAACTGGGAAAAAGACTATGCCTGGCTTAAGATAGATACAGATATAGATGATGAAGTAAAATTTAAGATATCAAAAGATACATTCTATACTATATTCGATAATTTAATATTAAATAGTGTTCAACAAAATAGCCAAATTAATGAATTAAGAATTAAAATTTCAGTAAGCAGGAATAATGAAAAACTGAAAATATCATATTCAGATAACGGAAAAGGTCTTTCAAAGAAATATTTAGATAATCCTAGGATTATTTTAGAGCCACATGAAACAAATCGAGCAAATGGGCATGGTCTTGGAATGTGGATAATTAGCAATACGATTAATTTACAAAAAGGCGAAATACTTGAAATCTTTGGTAAAAATGGTTTTGAATTTATTTTTGAAATGGAGGAAACTATTTAA